DNA from Rosa rugosa chromosome 6, drRosRugo1.1, whole genome shotgun sequence:
ACTTAGTAATGGAGTCTTTAACTTGAACAGGAGTGGGATCTGGTTTGAGAAACTTGATCCGATGGGACTCCAAGTTTACCATGTATTGTTGGACTCGCTTCTTATTAGCCGGAGCCAAGTAAAATGGAGGGCTTAGGGGCAGAGAGGTTGCTTCTCCTGCAATAAAAGAGAGCAGAAGCATAGCTTTGGTGTACAATGCTGCTGCACTACCCTTGTTCTCCATATACTCGTCAACCTAGAACATAGACAAAGTCTACATAGTCAAAAGATAGTGTCATCTGCAAACAAGATTGCAGATTTatatgaaaaaataaataaataaaatggcAGCATAAAAGGAACTCACAGCGGCTTTTGTCCCAACGTCTAGAGCTTTTTGGAATATAATTTCCATCGCATCTGGTACTTCAGCAGCACCTACAATATAAATGACACAATGAGCAATATATACATGGTAAAAccagaaaaatcatttttacgTATTGAACGTCTAACCATCCATATCTTGGACGTGATAGGATAACTTCTCTGCACGATCAAATGCAACTAGGAAACCTTGCTCGGCCCAAACTGAAACAGATGACGGCCTAGTAAAGTCTACATTTTCTGAATTGTTTAGTGACAAGCCACCCTGAACAACTGAGGATGCATTTGCTGAACTGCTTTCGGGTTCATCCTTTTCAATTGATGCCAGCCAACTGCTGCAAATTTGAAGAGCTTTCTTCCATATGGCCAAAACAACTAGTTCAACTGAAAATGACTCTAGATACAGTCCTGCATTGTACTGCAACCAAAAGTAACCATTACTTCTATacaagagagagatagagagactTCTCTGTAAAAAATTGAATTACCCCTACTGTAAAAAATATCAATCTCTGCCTATATGTACATGTTCCAAATGAAAACTTGCAAGTGACGTACCTTTTCCTGAGAAAGATCAGCAAGGACCTGAGCATGCTGATGTAACAGATGGAGCCTGGTCGAAGGATGCAATATAGATAGTCCTTGCACTTCCAGTAACAGAGTCGATGCACAAGATGCTGGTTCTATCACTGATCCTTGAGTTTGTGAACTTCCCACACCAAGAGAACCAGCTGCCAGCTCCTCTGTTTTGATGACACGTGGTATACCATGATCTTTCTGCTTTGAAGCACAGATAGAAGCTCTAGTTGTGGAATCAAGTTGCAGGGAGTGTTCAAGGTAATAGGAGAAACTCTCCATCGATGCAAAATGAGAATTAACCATTACGTAATCTTTTTCAATGGACTCCATTGAATCCGAAACTGTAAAAACCAAATTAAAGTAATTAAAATAAAGCACCAGCATACAGAGGGAACTACAAACAGAAATACAAACCTCGGAGCTGATCCTGTAAGTTTGGATCTTGATTAACAGATTTCCTCGGCCTATCACATGAAAAAGCTGGCACAAGACCTTTAATATGTGCAGCTGAATCTAAACTCAGATTTCCGATAGAGGAGTTGATGGGATGCCTGGCATGCAATTGCAACATCGTATTGGAGCCAGAACAACTAGGCTGTTCACCCGTTGATTTAAGTGGTGAAGTGTGTTCAACTTCCACCATCACCCTGCAGAttatgaaaaaagaaattattgcTCCTTCAATTTCAGCTTCACTACGAATATATGTGGACATAATAAACTGCTATTATATGTACATATAAAATTGATACTCGATTTGTACTAATTGCCAAATGCATCCATAACCATTATATAATACAATTATAAGCTACGAAATGAAATGCTTTACCTCACTTCTCTGAGAAACTTGTGATTGAAGAACTCCTGAAACGACAGTCGCTCAACTGCATAGAAGGTTTGATTTTTACACTGTTAGCTATTTTGAAGAGTTTAGTAACTTTGGATATTCATATGACAGTTGGAGTATCTTCTCCCATCCTTGAATTTCTAAATTGATCAATTACACACAAGCACAATATCAGAGATGCCTTAAAATAGCAATCATTACCTGGATTTAGACGCAAAAGGCTTCTGCAGAGATCTACACAATCTGGATGCAATTCTTCCAAAGCACCTTGTGGAAACCGCAGCTCAGTAGATGTCAGAACATTATGAAAAAGCTGTATATAGCagaaaaatgattaaaaaataatatagcTCCTTCAAATATATAACTTTCTTACTAACCCTTCCAGTGGCTTATTTCTTAAGGATGTGCATGGCAAATCTTAAAATTTTACTACAAAAGGAAATCTAAGGATTCTTCCAAAAACCTGTAATTGACTATTCCCATCAAACGGTAGCTTCCCAGTCACCAGCTGATATAAAATTGCTC
Protein-coding regions in this window:
- the LOC133714236 gene encoding serine/threonine-protein kinase ATG1a → MDSLGGPSNTNKSRLIGDYILGPKVGSGSFAVVWRSTHRQLGIEVAVKEIDKKHLSPKVSESLLKEISILSTINHPNIIHLFEAIQTKERIYLVLEYCDGGDLAAYIQRHGKVSETVARHFMRQLAAGLQVLQEKHLIHRDLKPQNLLLSANEETPLLKIGDFGFARSVTPQDLADTLCGSPLYMAPEIILNQKYDAKADLWSVGAILYQLVTGKLPFDGNSQLQLFHNVLTSTELRFPQGALEELHPDCVDLCRSLLRLNPVERLSFQEFFNHKFLREVRVMVEVEHTSPLKSTGEQPSCSGSNTMLQLHARHPINSSIGNLSLDSAAHIKGLVPAFSCDRPRKSVNQDPNLQDQLRVSDSMESIEKDYVMVNSHFASMESFSYYLEHSLQLDSTTRASICASKQKDHGIPRVIKTEELAAGSLGVGSSQTQGSVIEPASCASTLLLEVQGLSILHPSTRLHLLHQHAQVLADLSQEKYNAGLYLESFSVELVVLAIWKKALQICSSWLASIEKDEPESSSANASSVVQGGLSLNNSENVDFTRPSSVSVWAEQGFLVAFDRAEKLSYHVQDMDGAAEVPDAMEIIFQKALDVGTKAAVDEYMENKGSAAALYTKAMLLLSFIAGEATSLPLSPPFYLAPANKKRVQQYMVNLESHRIKFLKPDPTPVQVKDSITK